In Asticcacaulis sp. SL142, the sequence AGGTGTTTGCTTCCCGCGATCTCGATTTTACCCAGTAGCAAGGGGGCAAGCCCCCTTGACCCGAAACCTATCAGGACGAATTCGTCCGCTACCATTGAAAGCCAGCTTTAATGGCCGTTGAACCGCTCCACCCCGAAGGCGTTTATCTCCGCACCTATCTGGCGCCCTTTCGTCAGTGGCTGGACCGCGCCGATGTGACCGAAGTCATGGTCAATCGTCCCGGCGAAGTGTGGGTGGAAATTTCCGGTCAGCCGAACATGCAGCGTTTCGATGCGCCCGACATCAATGACCATCTGGTCAGTCGGCTGGCGGCCCAGATCGCCCGCATCAGCCATCAGGGCATTAACCGCGAAAACCCGTTGCTGGGGGCGACCCTGCCGACCGGTGAGCGGGTGCAAGTCATCGGCCCACCCGCCACGCGTAAAAACTGGGCTCTGGCGATCCGCCGCCACGTCATGGTCAATCGCCCGCTTGAAGCCTATGACCGCGGGCCGATCAAGGCCGCGACCTATACCACTCGTGAGCAGGATCAGGTGGCCGCCCGCCGCGATCCGGTCGGCTTCCTGAAAAAAGCCGTGCTCGCGCGCAAGACCGTGCTGATTTCCGGCGGCACCTCATCCGGTAAGACGACGTTTCTAAACGCGATGCTGCAAACCGTGCCGGAGTCTGAGCGCATTATTCTAGTCGAAGACACGCCCGAAATCATCGTTCACCAACCCAACGCGCTCGGCCTTGTGGCCGTTAAGGGCGAACTGGGCGAAGCCAAGGTCACGGTCAATGACCTGCTGCAAGCGTCATTGCGGCTACGGCCTGACCGGATCATCGTCGGCGAAATTCGGGGGGCTGAGGCGGTCACGTTCTTACGCGCCATCAATACCGGCCATCCGGGATCGTTCACAACTGTCCACGCCAACTCACCGCAAGGGGCGCTGGAACAACTGGCGCTGATGGTCATGCAGGGCGGGATGAGCCTGTCGCGCCAGGAGACGCTGGCCTATGCGTCCAGCCTGATTGATGTGGTGGTGCAACTGTCGAAATCCGGCGGCGAACGCGGCATCAGCGATATCTACTGTCCGGTTTGATCGTTACAGAGCCGACATAACCGCGCTACTGAATTTGCCGCATTGGCTTTGTAAGCCTTAAGTCCCCACATAAAATAAGGACTTAAAGCTTTGACCCACCCCCACGCCCCCAATGAGCCTTTCCATAAGGACGAAGGCAGCCTTCAGGATCTGATTAAATCCGTCGCCTCGCGCAGGCGCTCCCTGTCCATTATCGGCGGCGGGCTGTTTACGGCCACCTTCGCCTCGGCCTGTGGCGGCGGCGGAGGGGGCGGGACAACCACCGCCACGGTCAGCAGCAGCGCCTCGTCTTCGTCAAGTTCATCATCCAGCAGTTCGACTTCCAGTTCGGCCTCGTCATCCTCAACCGCCAGCGGCACCTGCACCACCTATGCCGAAGAAACCGCCGGTC encodes:
- the virB11 gene encoding P-type DNA transfer ATPase VirB11 translates to MAVEPLHPEGVYLRTYLAPFRQWLDRADVTEVMVNRPGEVWVEISGQPNMQRFDAPDINDHLVSRLAAQIARISHQGINRENPLLGATLPTGERVQVIGPPATRKNWALAIRRHVMVNRPLEAYDRGPIKAATYTTREQDQVAARRDPVGFLKKAVLARKTVLISGGTSSGKTTFLNAMLQTVPESERIILVEDTPEIIVHQPNALGLVAVKGELGEAKVTVNDLLQASLRLRPDRIIVGEIRGAEAVTFLRAINTGHPGSFTTVHANSPQGALEQLALMVMQGGMSLSRQETLAYASSLIDVVVQLSKSGGERGISDIYCPV